The segment TTTCACTTTGCACATAAGAGTGACAGCTAATGAAACGTTCACCGTTTAAAATTTCAGATAACACTTCTAATTCTTCATCATACCGAACGGATTGTCCGCTTTTCTTTTTGGCATCATATTCTTTAGCACGGTTAAAGTAATTAACATACACCTGCTCAACACCCATTCGTGTTTGAGGAAAGCGGTTAAAACTTTGCCAATTAGATTGTTTCACATTTTCGCCCAAAGCGAATTTTATGAATTTTGGAGAGTTATCGTAGATTAAACCGTCAGCATCTTCTCCCCATTTCAGTTTGATAATGGCCGAACGCCCACCAATAGGATTAGCAGAACCGTGTAAAATTTGAATAGACGTAACCCCTCCAGCTAGGTCTCTATAAATACCAATATCTTCGGGGTCTATTACATCTTCAATAGAAACTTCAGCGGAAGAGTTTTGGCCAGCTTCATTAATTGCCAAAGCTGCAAGGTGAGAGTGTTCATCTATAATCCCCGCTGTTAAATGTTTGCCGGTTGCATAGATAGTTTTAGCTCCACCAGAACTTAAATTGGAACCTATTTCAACAATTTTACCACCTTTTACTAATACATCAGTATTTTTTAGAATTCCTGTATCTTCGCTAGTCCATACCGTTGCATTTTTAAATAATACATTCTCCTGTTTTGGTTTGGTTGTAAATCCATAACCGATATTAGGGTAGGTAAGAGGTACAATTTCTGGCTTTTCGGCTTTATTTTTCTTTTCAGAATCTTCTTTAGTAGAGCTGTCTTTTTGCCTTTCTGCAATAAAATCTGATTCGCTGCCATCTGGGGCAACTAATTTTCCAGAAAAATTATCTCCTTCTTTAGGAACAATTCCTGTAGTTCTAAAAATCTCATTGGTTTTTTCGTCTGTAAACGAAAGTGTGACCCAATTTTCAGAATAATCCATTTTTGAAGGATATTCTACTTCGCCAGCTTTTACTTTAGCATTAGGCTTTAAAGCGTCACCAGTTATGACAACATCGTACGTTTTTCCACCAGAAGTGATTTTATAATTACCACGAATGTCTTTTTGGTCTTTAGTGTTTATTACATTCTTTGTGCCTTGAACCCAATTTTCATACAAAGTTGTTTTGTCATCGAAAATTTCACCCGAAGTAATTAAAAAGTTTGCATATCGTCCAGGTTTTAGTGAACCTATTTGGTCACTTTTACCCAACAGCTGAGCAGGAACTGTGGTTAAAGCAGCCAACGCTTTTGTTTTGTCGAACCCATATTCAAAGGCTTTTTTTAATTTATTGGTAAATTCTTTTGGTTTTTCCAATTCGTAGGTTGTCAAAGCGAATTCCACCCCATTTTCTGATAGTACTCGTGGATTCATAGGTGCTTGATTCCAATCACGCATATCAGCCAACGAAATATACTTAGTGGCATACGGGTTGCTTACATCATGTGCTTCAGGAAAGTTGATAGGAATAATAAATTTTGACTGAGTTGCTTTTGTTTGGTCAATCATTTCATATTCATCGCCTCCACCAATTATAATGTAGTTTACGTTAAATTGATCTCCTATTTTATCAGCGCGTAGGTTGTTGCTTTTACTTCCTGCTTCAAAAAAAGCAATCTTATTTTTGTTTTCAAGCAACGCTTCTAAAGAGCGATCCTTGGTGTCAATATTACCTTTTTCATACCAATCTGCATCGTGATACATTTGGCGTAGTAAAGCCATGGCTCCCATTAAAGAAGTTGGGTAACTTTGACGGCTAGCAACACTTTTTTCAAAAGAAAAATATTGACCTAACGCGTCGTCTAACACTCGTTTGGCCGCGCTTTCTTCGTCATTTAAGGCTACTAAAACTCCCGAACCTCGAGCAATACCATCCATTTGTAAAGTATTCACTGTGCCGAATCCTATTTTACGAAGCTCTTTAGCCAACTTCTTATCGTATTTAAAGTCGTCGATGGCATGTTGACCAGGTTTTATGTGATCGTTCCAATAATAACCATCTCGAGAAGGTTTGTATTGTGCAGAACGGCCATTTCGCTCTGCTTTTTTAGGCTTTTTCACCCCAAAATTAGTGTATGAATCTATAAAAGAAGGGTAGATGTATTTTCCTTTTAAGTCAATAACCACAGCGTTATCAGGGACGTC is part of the Marixanthomonas ophiurae genome and harbors:
- a CDS encoding amidohydrolase family protein, producing MRKITFLLFCCFFSSFIFAQEYFPKNDGVKEENNNYTAFTNATLFVTPSEKIKNGTLLIQNGKVIASGKSVDVPDNAVVIDLKGKYIYPSFIDSYTNFGVKKPKKAERNGRSAQYKPSRDGYYWNDHIKPGQHAIDDFKYDKKLAKELRKIGFGTVNTLQMDGIARGSGVLVALNDEESAAKRVLDDALGQYFSFEKSVASRQSYPTSLMGAMALLRQMYHDADWYEKGNIDTKDRSLEALLENKNKIAFFEAGSKSNNLRADKIGDQFNVNYIIIGGGDEYEMIDQTKATQSKFIIPINFPEAHDVSNPYATKYISLADMRDWNQAPMNPRVLSENGVEFALTTYELEKPKEFTNKLKKAFEYGFDKTKALAALTTVPAQLLGKSDQIGSLKPGRYANFLITSGEIFDDKTTLYENWVQGTKNVINTKDQKDIRGNYKITSGGKTYDVVITGDALKPNAKVKAGEVEYPSKMDYSENWVTLSFTDEKTNEIFRTTGIVPKEGDNFSGKLVAPDGSESDFIAERQKDSSTKEDSEKKNKAEKPEIVPLTYPNIGYGFTTKPKQENVLFKNATVWTSEDTGILKNTDVLVKGGKIVEIGSNLSSGGAKTIYATGKHLTAGIIDEHSHLAALAINEAGQNSSAEVSIEDVIDPEDIGIYRDLAGGVTSIQILHGSANPIGGRSAIIKLKWGEDADGLIYDNSPKFIKFALGENVKQSNWQSFNRFPQTRMGVEQVYVNYFNRAKEYDAKKKSGQSVRYDEELEVLSEILNGERFISCHSYVQSEINMLMKVAEKFDFRINTFTHILEGYKVADKMKEHGAGGSTFSDWWAYKYEVNDAIPYNAAIMNSQGVTVAINSDDGEMSRRLNQEAAKSVKYGGMSEEEAWKMVTINPAKLLHLDDRTGSIKEGKDADLVLWSDNPLSVYAKAEKTMIEGTTYFDLEKDKEKRNAIKKERNKLVKMMLAEKENGGKTKPPKGKDKREFHCETIN